A window of Cryptomeria japonica chromosome 3, Sugi_1.0, whole genome shotgun sequence contains these coding sequences:
- the LOC131070790 gene encoding dirigent protein 23 yields the protein MEKNCGRNLLTALAVCFCFTVVNVNGGHIKLKEKVTHLEFYMHDIVIGKNVTAVQVVPEKPVNFSSGVPAFGSVFVMDDPLTETAERESRVVGRAQGLYSLASQGEFSLFMALTYSMETGKYKGSSISVVGKNMILNGQREFPIVGGSGHFRMARGYAFAHTYSIDGPNAVIGYNVTVFHYGH from the coding sequence ATGGAGAAGAACTGTGGGAGGAATCTTTTGACAGCATTAGCAGTTTGCTTTTGCTTCACCGTTGTGAATGTGAATGGAGGGCATATAAAGTTGAAGGAGAAGGTGACCCATTTGGAGTTCTATATGCATGACATTGTCATAGGAAAGAATGTCACAGCAGTTCAGGTGGTACCAGAGAAGCCTGTGAATTTTTCTTCAGGGGTCCCTGCTTTTGGGTCAGTGTTTGTGATGGATGACCCACTAACTGAAACGGCAGAGAGGGAGTCCAGGGTGGTGGGCAGAGCACAGGGTCTGTATTCCCTAGCTTCACAGGGAGAATTCAGTCTGTTTATGGCTCTCACTTATTCCATGGAGACTGGGAAGTACAAAGGCAGCTCTATTAGTGTTGTGGGGAAGAATATGATCTTGAATGGGCAGAGGGAGTTTCCAATTGTGGGAGGAAGTGGGCACTTTCGTATGGCAAGGGGCTATGCATTTGCTCACACCTATTCCATTGATGGTCCCAATGCAGTTATTGGGTATAATGTCACAGTTTTCCATTATGGGCATTAG
- the LOC131070791 gene encoding dirigent protein 23: protein MEKNCGRSLLTALAVCFCFTIVNVNGGHIKLKEKVTHLEFYMHDIVIGKNVTAVQVVPEKPVNFSSGAPAFGSVFVMDDPLTETAERESRVLGRAQGLYALASQGEFSLFMALTYSMETGKYKGSSLSIVGKNMILNGQREFPIVGGSGHFRMARGYAFAHTYSIDGPNAVIGYNVTVFHYGH from the coding sequence ATGGAGAAGAACTGTGGGAGGAGTCTTTTGACAGCATTAGCAGTTTGCTTTTGCTTCACCATTGTGAATGTGAATGGTGGGCATATAAAGCTGAAGGAGAAGGTGACCCATTTGGAGTTCTATATGCATGACATTGTCATAGGTAAGAATGTCACAGCAGTTCAAGTGGTACCAGAGAAGCCTGTGAATTTTTCTTCAGGGGCCCCTGCTTTTGGGTCAGTGTTTGTGATGGATGACCCACTAACTGAAACAGCAGAGAGAGAATCCAGGGTGTTGGGCAGAGCACAGGGTTTGTATGCCCTGGCTTCACAGGGAGAATTCAGTCTGTTTATGGCTCTCACTTATTCCATGGAGACAGGCAAGTACAAAGGCAGTTCTCTCAGTATTGTGGGGAAGAATATGATCTTGAATGGGCAGAGGGAGTTTCCTATTGTGGGAGGAAGTGGGCACTTTCGTATGGCAAGGGGCTATGCATTTGCTCACACCTATTCCATTGATGGTCCCAATGCAGTTATTGGGTATAATGTCACAGTTTTCCATTATGGACATTAG